The Microbacterium sp. Root553 nucleotide sequence TCGGCACGCTCTGGTCGAACGGCAAGGCCAGGCTCGGACTCATCATCCTCGGACTCTTCGTCGTGGTGGCGGTGTTCGCACCGCTGATCGCGCCGTACGGGGCCAAGGACAACTCGTTCGAGCGCAACGCCGACGCCTCGTGGGCCCACTGGCTCGGGACGACGGCCGCCGGGGAGGATGTGCTGAGCCAGCTGATCTTCGGATCGCAGATCAGCCTGCTGGTCGGCCTCGCCGCCGGCATCCTCTCGACGATCGTCGCCGTGCTGATCGGTCTCAGCTGGGGGTACATGCGCGGATTCCTGGGCGAGGTGATCGGCTTCATCGTCAATCTCTTCCTCGTGATCCCCGGTCTGCCCCTCATGATCGTGATCGCCGCCTACCTGCAGAACGGCGGCATCCTGATGATCATCGCGGTGATCGTCGTCACCGGATGGGCATGGGGAGCGCGTGTGCTGCGCAGCCAGACCCAGTCGCTCCGCGGCAACGACTTCGTCACCTCGGCGCAGTTCTCGGGTGACAGCCGCGCGCGCATCGTGTTCCGCGAGATCCTGCCGAACATGACCTCGATCATCGCCGGGACGCTCTTCGGAGCGGCGACCGCGGCCATCCTCGCGGAGGCCGGACTCGAGTTCCTCGGTCTCGGAGACTCCAGCATCGTCAGCTGGGGCACCATGCTCTACTGGGCGCAGAACTCCAACTCCCTGCTCACGGGGCAGTGGCTGCTGCTGTTCGCCCCCGGTCTGTGCATCGCCCTGCTCGCCCTGAGCCTGACACTGATCAACTTCGGCGTGGACGGCATCTCCAATCCGCGCCTGCGTGAAGGGAAGGGCCGATGAGCGCCATGGAAGACAGCGGCATCCTGCTCGACGTGCAGGATCTGTCGGTCGAATACGCATCGCCGGGCACGAAGCCGGTCACCGCGGTCGAGAGCGTCTCGTTCTCGCTGCGACGCGGCGAGTTCGTCGGGCTCGTCGGGGAGTCCGGGTCGGGCAAGTCGACCCTGGGCTTCGCGCTGACCCGTCTGCAGAAGCCCCCGGCGCGCATCAGCGGCGGCCGCATCCTGTTCGACGGTCGCGACATCCGCGAGCTGAACGCGGAGGAGCTGCGGCGTCAGCGTCAGGGCGGGTTCGCGATGGTGCTGCAGTCCGGCATGAACGCGCTGAACCCGGTGCGAACGGTCGGCAATCACTTCCGCGACATCTTCGCCGCCCACGGACACGTGCCCCAGAAGGATCGGGAGGCCAGGGCCGAAGAGCTGATCGGCAAGGTGGGCCTCGACCGTTCGGTGCTCGCGCGGTATCCGAGCGAGCTGTCCGGGGGAATGCGCCAGCGCACCTCGATCGCTCTCGCGCTCTCGCTGGAGCCCCAGCTGATGGTGTTCGACGAGCCGACCACGGCCCTCGACGTGCTCGTGCAGCACGCCGTCATGGACACGATCAAGGACCTGCAGCGGTCCG carries:
- a CDS encoding ABC transporter permease, which produces MTSTMNVKVPAERIAAPSPWRSFARMVGTLWSNGKARLGLIILGLFVVVAVFAPLIAPYGAKDNSFERNADASWAHWLGTTAAGEDVLSQLIFGSQISLLVGLAAGILSTIVAVLIGLSWGYMRGFLGEVIGFIVNLFLVIPGLPLMIVIAAYLQNGGILMIIAVIVVTGWAWGARVLRSQTQSLRGNDFVTSAQFSGDSRARIVFREILPNMTSIIAGTLFGAATAAILAEAGLEFLGLGDSSIVSWGTMLYWAQNSNSLLTGQWLLLFAPGLCIALLALSLTLINFGVDGISNPRLREGKGR